The following coding sequences are from one Pseudonocardia sp. HH130630-07 window:
- a CDS encoding UDP-N-acetylmuramate dehydrogenase codes for MSFPGTTTTDPRLSAHTTLRLGGPAARIVRAEGSAEVVDAVGGADAAGERVLLVGGGSNLVVADTGFDGTAVLLAGRGVAYERAGDSVLVTVEAGEDWDDVVAATVAEGLGGLECLSGIPGRTGATPVQNVGAYGVEVADLLVDVDLYDRRTRTVRTRVPAAELGLAYRTSVLKGTDDAVVLRVRFALRADGRSAPVRYAELARTLGVEPDSRTEPAVVRDAVLALRRGKGMVLDPDDHDTWSAGSFFTNPVLPVADAPVVDGLAAWPAGDGRVKLSAAGLIQQAGFTRGFAGPGGRVALSSRHVLALTHRGGGTTADLLALAAQVRDGVAGRFGVELTAEPVLVGCTL; via the coding sequence GTGAGCTTCCCCGGAACGACCACGACCGATCCCCGGCTGAGTGCGCACACCACGCTGCGCCTCGGTGGCCCGGCTGCCCGGATCGTGCGTGCCGAGGGATCCGCCGAGGTGGTGGACGCGGTCGGGGGCGCCGACGCGGCCGGTGAGCGCGTGCTGCTCGTGGGCGGGGGCTCGAACCTCGTCGTCGCCGACACCGGGTTCGACGGCACCGCCGTCCTGCTCGCCGGGCGCGGCGTCGCCTACGAGCGCGCCGGGGACTCCGTGCTGGTCACGGTGGAGGCCGGCGAGGACTGGGACGACGTCGTCGCGGCCACGGTGGCCGAGGGGCTCGGCGGGCTGGAGTGCCTGTCGGGGATCCCCGGCCGGACCGGCGCGACACCGGTGCAGAACGTCGGCGCCTACGGGGTGGAGGTCGCCGACCTGCTCGTCGACGTCGATCTCTACGACCGCCGCACCCGCACCGTCCGCACCCGGGTCCCGGCCGCCGAGCTGGGCCTGGCCTACCGGACGAGCGTCCTGAAGGGCACCGACGACGCCGTCGTCCTGCGGGTCCGGTTCGCGCTGCGGGCCGACGGCCGCTCCGCCCCGGTCCGCTACGCCGAGCTGGCCCGGACCCTGGGCGTCGAGCCGGACTCGCGCACGGAGCCTGCGGTCGTGCGGGACGCGGTGCTGGCGCTGCGCCGCGGCAAGGGCATGGTGCTCGACCCGGACGACCACGACACCTGGTCGGCGGGCTCGTTCTTCACCAACCCGGTGCTGCCGGTCGCCGACGCCCCGGTGGTCGACGGGCTCGCCGCCTGGCCGGCCGGGGACGGCCGGGTCAAGCTGTCGGCGGCCGGACTGATCCAGCAGGCCGGGTTCACCCGTGGGTTCGCCGGTCCCGGTGGCCGGGTGGCGCTGTCGTCGCGGCACGTGCTGGCGCTGACCCACCGCGGGGGCGGGACCACCGCGGACCTGCTGGCGCTGGCCGCCCAGGTGCGCGACGGGGTCGCCGGCCGGTTCGGCGTCGAGCTGACCGCGGAGCCGGTCCTGGTGGGCTGCACCCTCTGA
- a CDS encoding NCS2 family permease: MIERLFRVSERGSTVPRELRGGLVTFMAMAYIIVLNPLILGSIAPGDPSAKTDALGGILPVAQVAAVTALVAGVMTILFGVLANYPFAIATGLGINTLLAVTIAPMMTWPEAMGLVVIDGLIIVLLAVTGFRTAVFNAVPTELKTAIAVGIGAFIAMIGLVDSGFVRRLPDAANTTVPVGLGIDGSIASWPTFVFVLGLVVVGVLVARGVRAGILIGVVINTVVAIVVEAIVGAGPAGPDNPKGWSLAVPALPDQVVGLPDLSLVGQVSFGAFTRLDIITVVLLIFTLVLANFFDAMGTLTGLGRQAGLADADGKLPNVGRALVVEGAGAVAGGAGSASSNTLFVESAAGIAEGARTGLANVLTGVLFLLAMFFTPLYAIVPVEAAAPALVVVGALMFRQITTVALDELRTAIPVFLTVVVMPFTYSIANGIGAGFISYVALSAATGRARQVHPLMWVVAVLFVAYFGVGPLRELIG; this comes from the coding sequence GTGATCGAGCGCCTGTTCCGCGTGTCCGAGCGCGGGTCCACCGTCCCCCGTGAGCTGCGCGGCGGACTCGTCACGTTCATGGCGATGGCCTACATCATCGTCCTGAACCCGCTGATCCTCGGCAGCATCGCGCCCGGCGATCCGTCGGCCAAGACCGACGCACTCGGCGGCATCCTGCCGGTCGCCCAGGTCGCCGCGGTGACGGCGCTGGTCGCGGGCGTGATGACGATCCTGTTCGGGGTGCTCGCGAACTACCCGTTCGCGATCGCCACCGGGCTCGGGATCAACACCCTGCTCGCGGTGACCATCGCGCCGATGATGACCTGGCCGGAGGCGATGGGCCTGGTCGTCATCGACGGCCTGATCATCGTGCTGCTCGCGGTCACCGGGTTCCGGACGGCGGTGTTCAACGCCGTCCCCACGGAGCTGAAGACGGCGATCGCGGTCGGCATCGGGGCGTTCATCGCGATGATCGGGCTGGTCGACTCCGGGTTCGTGCGCCGGCTTCCGGACGCGGCGAACACCACCGTCCCGGTCGGGCTCGGCATCGACGGCTCGATCGCGTCCTGGCCGACGTTCGTGTTCGTGCTCGGGCTGGTGGTCGTCGGCGTGCTCGTCGCCCGCGGGGTCCGGGCCGGGATCCTGATCGGCGTCGTGATCAACACCGTCGTCGCGATCGTGGTGGAGGCGATCGTGGGCGCCGGGCCGGCCGGGCCGGACAACCCGAAGGGCTGGTCGCTGGCCGTCCCGGCGCTGCCCGATCAGGTCGTCGGGCTGCCGGACCTGTCCCTGGTCGGCCAGGTCTCGTTCGGTGCGTTCACCCGGCTGGACATCATCACCGTGGTCCTGCTGATCTTCACCCTGGTGCTGGCGAACTTCTTCGACGCCATGGGGACGCTGACCGGCCTCGGCAGGCAGGCGGGTCTGGCCGACGCCGACGGCAAGCTCCCCAACGTCGGGCGGGCGCTGGTCGTCGAGGGCGCGGGTGCGGTCGCCGGTGGTGCCGGGTCGGCGTCGTCGAACACGCTGTTCGTGGAGTCCGCGGCGGGTATCGCCGAGGGCGCCCGGACCGGGCTGGCGAACGTGCTGACCGGCGTCCTGTTCCTGCTCGCGATGTTCTTCACGCCGCTCTACGCGATCGTGCCGGTGGAGGCCGCGGCCCCGGCGCTGGTCGTCGTCGGGGCGCTGATGTTCCGGCAGATCACCACGGTGGCGCTGGACGAGCTGCGGACGGCGATCCCGGTGTTCCTCACCGTGGTCGTCATGCCGTTCACGTACTCGATCGCGAACGGCATCGGCGCCGGGTTCATCAGCTACGTCGCGCTGTCCGCCGCGACCGGGCGGGCACGGCAGGTGCACCCGCTGATGTGGGTGGTCGCGGTGCTGTTCGTGGCCTACTTCGGTGTGGGACCGTTGCGGGAACTGATCGGCTGA
- a CDS encoding glycoside hydrolase family 16 protein, with the protein MQQEDPEPGRDDVPDDPEAPARRRWPTVLGAIAAVGALAGIVAVAANVDLLGTSQPPPAPRSAPPPGGMHEQERPGQISELDPASRSDSEAAVRNGWQLAANDEFDGAALDRSKWSPYTGETTGGIGRHRAENIAVRDGQLVLTSRGRTSAGLAWRGGQQYGRWEMRAKTNPGTGYGDVALLWPDAEDWPEGGELNFMEIPKGDRSETHTIVHYGEDNSQVGQTIRGDFTQWHNYAVEWLADRVVFYIDGREVFRTTDPEQIPPRPMHLAMQQDIGPYGDDWIPPLDASSPETLDFQVDWVRIYAP; encoded by the coding sequence GTGCAGCAGGAGGATCCGGAGCCGGGGCGGGACGACGTTCCCGACGACCCGGAGGCTCCGGCCCGCCGCCGCTGGCCGACCGTCCTCGGTGCGATCGCCGCGGTCGGCGCGCTCGCCGGCATCGTCGCCGTCGCGGCGAACGTGGACCTGCTCGGCACGTCGCAGCCCCCGCCCGCGCCGCGGTCGGCACCGCCACCCGGCGGCATGCACGAGCAGGAGCGGCCCGGCCAGATCAGCGAGCTGGACCCGGCGTCGCGGTCGGACTCCGAGGCCGCCGTCCGCAACGGCTGGCAGCTCGCCGCGAACGACGAGTTCGACGGCGCGGCCCTCGACCGCTCGAAGTGGAGCCCCTACACCGGGGAGACCACCGGCGGGATCGGGCGGCACCGCGCCGAGAACATCGCGGTCCGCGACGGCCAGCTCGTCCTCACCAGCCGCGGCCGCACCTCCGCCGGGCTGGCCTGGCGGGGCGGTCAGCAGTACGGCCGCTGGGAGATGCGGGCCAAGACCAACCCGGGCACCGGGTACGGCGACGTCGCGCTGCTCTGGCCGGACGCCGAGGACTGGCCCGAGGGCGGCGAGCTGAACTTCATGGAGATCCCGAAGGGCGACCGCTCGGAGACCCACACGATCGTCCACTACGGCGAGGACAACAGCCAGGTCGGCCAGACGATCCGCGGCGACTTCACGCAGTGGCACAACTACGCCGTCGAGTGGCTGGCGGACCGGGTCGTGTTCTACATCGACGGCCGGGAGGTCTTCCGGACCACCGATCCGGAGCAGATCCCGCCGCGCCCGATGCACCTGGCCATGCAGCAGGACATCGGCCCCTACGGCGACGACTGGATCCCGCCGCTCGACGCGAGCTCGCCGGAGACACTCGACTTCCAGGTGGACTGGGTGCGGATCTACGCACCCTGA
- a CDS encoding DUF2530 domain-containing protein has translation MTAPEPGDPPPPPPLPQRFYESPPVILGGMLLWALAIAILLLVWLLGGPWLSGWFWTCVAGLGVGLFGATVFTVQRAASRRGDRSAQRDVR, from the coding sequence GTGACCGCACCGGAGCCCGGCGACCCCCCGCCCCCGCCGCCGTTGCCGCAGCGGTTCTACGAGTCCCCGCCGGTGATCCTCGGCGGCATGCTGCTGTGGGCGCTGGCCATCGCGATCCTGCTGCTGGTGTGGCTGCTGGGCGGGCCGTGGCTGTCGGGCTGGTTCTGGACGTGCGTCGCCGGGCTGGGCGTCGGCCTGTTCGGCGCCACCGTCTTCACCGTGCAGCGCGCGGCGTCCCGGCGCGGGGACCGCTCCGCCCAGCGCGACGTGCGCTGA
- a CDS encoding IS5 family transposase, translating to MRPGVVHRGGVARRRRRYPSDTSDEQWALIEPLLPAAGAGGRPEKHARRDVVDAILYVVRAGCAWRALPVDFPPWQTVYWYFNRWEQQRVTEQILPIVRRQLRADEGRDPEPSAGIIDSQSVRGADTVGRDTRGYDAGKKINGRKRFIVTDTLGLLLTTMVCSASVQDRDGAKSILLDLYLRTRVRFVYADAGFAGRLLDWATTILHTSVEIVRKPPEQRGFAVLPRRWVVERTLAWVTAHRRLARDYERHPAVSEAMIRWAAINTITRRIARGEPARRQQKYVVTPST from the coding sequence ATGCGTCCGGGTGTGGTCCATCGTGGAGGAGTGGCTCGGCGTAGGCGGCGGTACCCCTCGGACACCAGCGATGAGCAGTGGGCGTTGATCGAGCCGCTGCTGCCAGCGGCGGGGGCGGGAGGCCGGCCGGAGAAGCACGCGCGCCGTGATGTGGTGGATGCGATCCTCTACGTCGTGCGCGCCGGGTGCGCGTGGCGGGCTCTACCAGTGGATTTCCCGCCGTGGCAGACGGTGTACTGGTACTTCAACCGGTGGGAGCAGCAGAGGGTCACCGAGCAGATCCTCCCGATCGTGCGCCGTCAGCTACGCGCTGATGAGGGCCGCGACCCCGAACCCAGCGCGGGGATCATCGACTCGCAGTCGGTGAGGGGCGCTGACACGGTCGGGCGGGACACCCGCGGCTATGACGCCGGGAAGAAGATCAACGGTCGGAAGCGGTTCATCGTGACCGACACCCTCGGCCTGCTGCTGACCACGATGGTGTGCTCGGCGTCGGTGCAGGACCGCGATGGCGCCAAGTCGATCCTGCTCGACCTCTACCTGCGCACGAGGGTGCGGTTCGTCTACGCCGACGCCGGGTTCGCCGGGCGCCTGCTGGACTGGGCGACCACGATCCTGCACACCAGCGTCGAGATCGTGCGCAAACCGCCTGAGCAGCGCGGATTCGCCGTCCTCCCGCGGCGGTGGGTGGTCGAGCGGACCCTGGCCTGGGTCACCGCACACCGCCGCCTGGCCCGCGACTACGAACGCCACCCCGCAGTGTCCGAGGCCATGATCCGCTGGGCGGCGATCAACACCATCACCCGCCGCATCGCCCGTGGCGAACCCGCCCGACGCCAGCAGAAGTACGTAGTCACACCCTCAACATGA
- the purU gene encoding formyltetrahydrofolate deformylase — MNRRYVITLSCPDRTGIVARISAFLADLGASITEAAYHADTDAGVFCTRQVVDAGSVPCDVDELRERFAPVAEELGGAHRISDTGERKRAVLLVTKDQHCLHDLLGRVWADELPVEITRVIGNHESLGGIVTAHGLPFHHVPFPRPGDPFREQAKVTAFERIRELVDADEPDAIVLARFMQVLPAHLCEAWAGRAINIHHSFLPSFAGARPYHQAHRRGVKLIGATCHYATADLDAGPIIEQDVTRVDHGDTAADMIRRGRDIERLVLARGLRWHLEDRVLVHDGRTIVFR; from the coding sequence GTGAACCGCCGCTACGTCATCACGCTGTCCTGCCCGGACCGCACCGGGATCGTCGCCCGCATCTCGGCGTTCCTCGCCGATCTGGGTGCCTCGATCACCGAGGCGGCCTACCACGCCGACACCGACGCGGGGGTCTTCTGCACCCGCCAGGTCGTCGACGCCGGGTCGGTGCCGTGCGATGTCGACGAGCTCCGCGAGCGGTTCGCGCCGGTCGCCGAGGAGCTGGGCGGCGCGCACCGGATCTCCGACACCGGCGAGCGCAAGCGGGCCGTGCTGCTGGTGACGAAGGACCAGCACTGCCTGCACGACCTGCTCGGCCGGGTCTGGGCCGACGAGCTCCCGGTCGAGATCACCCGGGTGATCGGCAACCACGAGTCGCTCGGCGGGATCGTCACCGCGCACGGCCTGCCGTTCCACCACGTGCCGTTCCCGCGGCCGGGCGACCCGTTCCGCGAGCAGGCCAAGGTCACGGCGTTCGAACGGATCCGCGAGCTGGTCGACGCCGACGAGCCGGACGCGATCGTGCTGGCCCGCTTCATGCAGGTGCTGCCGGCCCACCTGTGCGAGGCGTGGGCCGGGCGCGCGATCAACATCCACCACAGCTTCCTGCCGTCGTTCGCCGGGGCCCGTCCGTACCACCAGGCGCACCGGCGCGGCGTCAAGCTGATCGGCGCGACCTGCCACTACGCCACCGCCGACCTCGACGCCGGCCCGATCATCGAGCAGGACGTCACCCGGGTCGACCACGGGGACACCGCGGCCGACATGATCCGGCGCGGCCGCGACATCGAGCGTCTGGTCCTGGCCAGGGGCCTGCGGTGGCACCTGGAGGACCGGGTGCTGGTCCACGACGGCCGGACGATCGTCTTCCGCTGA
- a CDS encoding L,D-transpeptidase, whose protein sequence is MRRVLIVVVALLAALGVAGAVAIAATPAQDGPRAAPPPAGPQLSYQPAANATAVNPAGPVSVRVAGGTLDGVTLTGPGGEPVPGGLSPDRTTWTSSGKLDYATVYTWHGTAAGPGGSAPVQGTVGTLEPAHTVRGTLNIGDDRTVGVAAPIEIQFARHVAGRAAVERALTVTTSTRVEGAWGWLPDEGGGSRVHWRPKEYWPAGTEVRVEAPLKGVAYGDGDYGAADLSTSFAIGRAQVVKADAGSHRMVVERDGREIANYPASYGLADDPERNTRSGIHVVTEKFTDKRMTSQQYGYDVVEKWAVRMSNNGEFIHANPASASAQGSANVTHGCVNLSEADAKAYYDTVLYGDPVEVTGTPVQLSPSDGDLWDWTVPWDEWQRLSALP, encoded by the coding sequence GTGCGCCGAGTGCTGATCGTGGTCGTGGCGCTGCTCGCCGCGCTGGGTGTCGCCGGGGCCGTCGCGATCGCCGCGACTCCGGCGCAGGACGGGCCCCGGGCCGCGCCACCGCCGGCCGGTCCGCAGCTCAGCTACCAGCCGGCCGCGAACGCCACCGCGGTGAACCCGGCCGGTCCGGTCTCGGTGCGGGTGGCCGGTGGCACGCTCGACGGCGTCACGCTGACCGGCCCCGGCGGGGAGCCGGTCCCGGGCGGGCTCTCCCCGGACCGCACGACCTGGACCAGCAGCGGGAAGCTCGACTACGCGACCGTCTACACCTGGCACGGCACCGCGGCGGGCCCGGGCGGCTCGGCGCCGGTGCAGGGCACCGTCGGGACGCTGGAGCCGGCGCACACGGTGCGGGGCACCCTCAACATCGGTGACGACCGGACCGTCGGCGTCGCCGCCCCGATCGAGATCCAATTCGCCCGGCACGTGGCCGGCCGGGCCGCCGTCGAGCGGGCGCTGACGGTCACCACCTCGACCCGGGTCGAGGGCGCCTGGGGCTGGCTGCCGGACGAGGGCGGCGGGTCCCGGGTGCACTGGCGGCCGAAGGAGTACTGGCCGGCCGGTACCGAGGTCCGGGTGGAGGCCCCGCTGAAGGGCGTCGCCTACGGCGACGGGGACTACGGCGCGGCCGACCTGTCGACGTCGTTCGCGATCGGCCGGGCCCAGGTGGTGAAGGCCGACGCGGGATCACACCGGATGGTCGTCGAGCGGGACGGCCGGGAGATCGCGAACTACCCGGCCAGCTACGGGCTGGCCGACGACCCGGAGCGCAACACCCGGTCCGGGATCCACGTCGTCACCGAGAAGTTCACCGACAAGCGGATGACCTCGCAGCAGTACGGCTACGACGTCGTCGAGAAGTGGGCCGTGCGGATGAGCAACAACGGTGAGTTCATCCACGCGAACCCGGCCTCGGCGTCGGCGCAGGGCAGCGCGAACGTGACCCACGGCTGCGTCAACCTGTCCGAGGCCGACGCGAAGGCCTACTACGACACCGTGCTCTACGGCGACCCGGTCGAGGTCACCGGCACCCCGGTGCAGCTCTCGCCGTCCGACGGCGACCTCTGGGACTGGACGGTCCCGTGGGACGAGTGGCAGAGGTTGTCCGCGCTGCCGTAG
- a CDS encoding DUF2505 domain-containing protein, with product MPRSIDYRATSAHPASKVYAAMVDRDLLDEQLRHLGGPGAGVTAYEATADGVRYTLRHGIPSEHLPSIVTSFVPGGNLVIDRAEQWRAGGDGVYDGTGSVTVVGTPATARSVMRVADVGTGGSEIRIRAEVTVKVPLVGSRIEQAVAGQIEQLLAAETEFTLARVS from the coding sequence ATGCCCCGCTCGATCGACTACCGCGCCACCTCCGCGCACCCGGCGTCGAAGGTGTACGCGGCGATGGTGGACCGTGACCTGCTCGACGAGCAGCTGCGGCACCTGGGCGGTCCGGGCGCCGGCGTCACCGCGTACGAGGCGACCGCGGACGGCGTCCGCTACACCCTGCGGCACGGGATCCCGTCCGAGCACCTGCCGTCGATCGTGACGTCGTTCGTCCCCGGCGGGAACCTCGTGATCGACCGCGCCGAGCAGTGGCGGGCCGGCGGCGACGGCGTCTACGACGGCACGGGCTCGGTCACCGTCGTCGGCACCCCGGCCACGGCCCGCTCGGTGATGCGGGTCGCCGACGTCGGCACCGGTGGCAGCGAGATCCGGATCCGGGCCGAGGTCACCGTCAAGGTCCCGCTGGTCGGCTCCCGGATCGAGCAGGCGGTCGCCGGTCAGATCGAGCAGCTGCTGGCCGCCGAGACGGAGTTCACCCTGGCCCGGGTGTCGTGA
- the dgoD gene encoding galactonate dehydratase translates to MRIARLETFLVAPRWVFLRLETDDGLVGWGEPVVEGRAHTVVAAVEELADVVIGADATRIEDLWQVMTRGAFYRGGPVFSSAVSGIDQALWDVRGKALGVPVHDLLGGAVRDRVRMYGWIGGDDPSEVGEAAAARVAAGYTAVKMNAGGRMRPVESVSEVREVVERVAAVREVLGPDRDVAVDFHGRVSPALARVLCRELEPLHPMFVEEPVVPELSGELARICDSTTIPIATGERLFSRWDFAPVLRSGIAIAQPDLSHAGGISESRRIAAAAETHGVAVAPHCPLGPIALAACLQLDLAAPNALIQETSLGIHYNVGGDTLDHLLDPGVFALDDAGNVGRLTGPGLGIEIDEAAVRRAAEDGHRWRNPVWRHADGSLAEW, encoded by the coding sequence ATGCGGATCGCCCGGCTGGAGACGTTCCTGGTGGCACCCCGGTGGGTGTTCCTGCGGCTGGAGACCGACGACGGTCTCGTCGGCTGGGGCGAGCCGGTGGTGGAGGGGCGGGCGCACACGGTCGTCGCGGCCGTCGAGGAGCTGGCCGACGTCGTGATCGGGGCGGACGCGACCCGGATCGAGGACCTGTGGCAGGTCATGACCCGCGGCGCGTTCTACCGGGGCGGACCGGTCTTCTCCAGCGCGGTCAGCGGCATCGACCAGGCGCTGTGGGACGTGCGTGGCAAGGCGCTCGGTGTCCCGGTGCACGACCTGCTGGGCGGCGCCGTCCGGGACCGGGTGCGGATGTACGGCTGGATCGGCGGCGACGACCCGTCGGAGGTCGGCGAGGCCGCGGCGGCCCGGGTGGCCGCGGGGTACACCGCCGTCAAGATGAACGCCGGTGGCCGGATGCGGCCGGTCGAGTCGGTGTCCGAGGTGCGCGAGGTCGTCGAGCGGGTGGCCGCGGTCCGCGAGGTGCTCGGCCCGGACCGCGACGTCGCGGTCGACTTCCACGGCCGGGTCTCCCCGGCGCTGGCCCGGGTGCTGTGCCGGGAGCTGGAGCCGCTGCACCCGATGTTCGTCGAGGAGCCGGTGGTCCCGGAGCTGTCCGGGGAGCTGGCCCGGATCTGCGACTCGACGACGATCCCGATCGCGACCGGCGAGCGTCTGTTCTCCCGCTGGGACTTCGCGCCGGTGCTGCGGTCGGGGATCGCGATCGCCCAGCCGGACCTCTCGCACGCGGGCGGGATCTCCGAGTCGCGGCGGATCGCGGCGGCCGCGGAGACGCACGGCGTCGCGGTGGCGCCGCACTGCCCGCTCGGGCCGATCGCGCTGGCCGCCTGCCTGCAGCTCGACCTGGCCGCACCGAACGCGCTGATCCAGGAGACCAGCCTGGGCATCCACTACAACGTCGGCGGGGACACCCTCGACCACCTGCTCGATCCCGGGGTGTTCGCGCTCGACGACGCCGGGAACGTCGGGCGGCTCACCGGCCCGGGCCTCGGCATCGAGATCGACGAGGCCGCGGTGCGCCGGGCCGCGGAGGACGGGCACCGGTGGCGCAACCCGGTCTGGCGGCACGCCGACGGCAGCCTCGCCGAGTGGTGA
- a CDS encoding SDR family oxidoreductase: MSSDRPTAVVTGASSGIGAATARRLGAAGFHVVLGARRVERCAAIAEEIDGTALPLDVTDPDSVRAFGEAVDGARVLVNNAGGAKGLASVEHADEQEWRWMWETNVVGTLRITQAFLPKLRASGDGHVITVTSIAAQDFYDNGAGYTGAKHAQAMLHRTLRGELLGEPIRVTEILPGMVETEFSEVRFDGDTEKAAAVYAGLTPLTADDVAETIVFAATRPSHVNLDQIVLKPRDQASGTRRHRRT; encoded by the coding sequence ATGAGTTCCGACCGTCCCACCGCCGTCGTCACCGGGGCCTCCTCCGGGATCGGCGCCGCCACCGCCCGCCGGCTCGGCGCCGCGGGCTTCCACGTCGTGCTCGGTGCCCGCCGGGTCGAACGCTGCGCCGCGATCGCCGAGGAGATCGACGGGACCGCGCTGCCGCTCGACGTCACCGACCCGGACTCGGTGCGCGCCTTCGGCGAGGCCGTCGACGGGGCGCGGGTGCTGGTCAACAACGCCGGCGGGGCGAAGGGGCTGGCGAGCGTCGAGCACGCCGACGAGCAGGAGTGGCGCTGGATGTGGGAGACCAACGTGGTGGGGACGCTGCGGATCACCCAGGCGTTCCTGCCCAAGCTGCGGGCCTCGGGCGACGGCCACGTCATCACCGTGACCTCGATCGCGGCCCAGGACTTCTACGACAACGGCGCCGGCTACACCGGCGCCAAGCACGCCCAGGCGATGCTGCACCGCACGCTGCGCGGGGAGCTGCTCGGCGAGCCGATCCGGGTCACCGAGATCCTCCCCGGCATGGTCGAGACCGAGTTCTCCGAGGTGCGCTTCGACGGCGACACCGAGAAGGCCGCCGCGGTGTACGCGGGCCTGACCCCGCTGACCGCCGACGACGTCGCCGAGACGATCGTGTTCGCCGCGACCCGGCCGTCGCACGTCAACCTGGACCAGATCGTGCTGAAGCCGCGGGACCAGGCCTCCGGCACCCGCCGGCACCGGCGCACCTGA